The following are encoded together in the Carassius auratus strain Wakin chromosome 34, ASM336829v1, whole genome shotgun sequence genome:
- the LOC113053196 gene encoding tripartite motif-containing protein 35, with protein MMAQESLRNVVQTKPRKVENDCLLCGREFYPSKCNKHRLFHGNKSENKADHAVVLEELVGKLQDTTLAICSICRTLLLRYDRVSKDAERIKKLITDTWRKMREKRCAESTPSLEVKRRREVMDTEEDDDDKNTASSSLQSTDSAAAKEKLKTALKPLQLKLRIFQEFQKASLQTAEYIMFQAQYTEGRIKEEFVKLRQSLCNEEAARKKALREEEEQKSQMLRKKIEKMSKEMSSLSATITAIEEEMKAEDALFLQNYDATLKRVSQCKPPDPENISGVLINVPKHLSNLKFTVLQKMQETVDYTSVTFDPNTAHCNLIVSDDLTSVRYSDEEQTLPENPERFDMFACVLGSEGFDSGSHCWDVEVGDSTGWFLGVMAESAQRRNKIFSRRGIWLVGHFCGEYKAHEPPQSPALLLVKEKLQRIRVQLDWDSGKLSFSDPLTDTHIHSFTHTFTERLFPFFGVGCNISPLLILPVKSSVEKNQL; from the exons ATGATGGCACAGGAATCTCTGCGAAACGTTGTACAGACCAAACCGAGGAAAGTGGAAAATGACTGTTTGCTTTGTGGTAGGGAATTCTATCCATCCAAATGTAATAAGCACCGACTGTTTCACGGCAACAAGTCTGAAAACAAAGCGGATCATGCGGTCGTGCTGGAGGAATTAGTTGGCAAACTTCAGGACACGACTCTGGCCATCTGCAGCATCTGCAGAACTCTGCTACTGAGGTACGATCGCGTGTCCAAAGATGCAGAACGAATAAAAAAGCTTATTACAGATACGTGGAGGAAGATGAGAGAGAAACGATGTGCGGAGTCAACACCTTCACTGGAAGTGAAGAGACGACGAGAAGTGATGGATacagaagaagatgatgatgacaaAAACACTGCATCCTCCTCACTACAGTCCACAGACAGCGCTGCTGCTAAG GAGAAACTCAAAACTGCATTAAAACCTTTGCAGTTAAAGTTGAGGATATTTCAGGAGTTTCAAAAGGCTTCACTTCAAACTGCAGAATATATTATG TTTCAGGCTCAATACACAGAGGGTCGGATCAAGGAGGAGTTTGTGAAACTTCGCCAAAGTTTGTGTAATGAAGAGGCAGCCAGGAAAAAAGCTCTGAGAGAGGAAGAAGAGCAAAAGAGCCAGATGTTGAGGAAGAAGATTGAGAAGATGAGTAAAGAGATGTCTTCTCTTTCTGCCACAATCACAGCTATAGAGGAGGAGATGAAAGCCGAAGATGCTCTATTCCTACAG aaCTATGATGCCACTTTGAAAAG GGTTTCCCAGTGTAAACCGCCGGATCCGGAGAACATTTCTGGAGTTCTGATCAATGTGCCAAAACACTTGAGCAACCTGAAGTTCACTGTGTTACAGAAGATGCAGGAAACTGTTGATTACA CTTCTGTGACCTTTGATCCCAACACTGCTCACTGTAATCTCATTGTGTCTGATGACCTGACCAGTGTGAGGTACAGCGATGAGGAACAGACACTTCCTGAGAATCCAGAGCGATTCGACATGTTCGCCTGTGTTCTGGGCTCAGAGGGTTTTGACTCTGGCTCTCACTGCTGGGACGTTGAAGTCGGAGACAGTACAGGCTGGTTCCTCGGAGTGATGGCTGAATCTGCTCAGAGGAGGAATAAAATATTCTCAAGGAGAGGAATCTGGCTGGTGGGTCATTTCTGTGGTGAATATAAAGCACACGAACCACCACAATCACCAGCTCTCCTCCTTGTGAAAGAGAAACTGCAGAGGATCAGAGTTCAGCTGGACTGGGACAGTGGAAAGCTGTCGTTCTCTGACCctcttactgacacacacatacactcttttACACATACGTTCACTGAAAGATTATTTCCATTTTTTGGTGTTGGCTGTAACATTTCTCCTCTGCTCATCTTACCTGTAAAATCCTCAGTAGAAAAAAACCAACTGTAG